Proteins encoded within one genomic window of bacterium:
- a CDS encoding phosphatase gives MPDRLDVHDRNACEARLLEWGLAGPVPNSREANLRAIRLLLDGVVFYTFGIDRVADAARRGLLDEAGLVALMARVNGHARPEDFLGEMGEIKARAAYDGLVEAAGLFGRVVARKGTIAFGTGHPGSMLSCYNRLAAYARSRGATIAQAKAGLPVGVDWYLDYVGDVAVTSDYCGVLHGHATRPMEQVIANAGPLDLVVGDHGHAGAAINAGIATLAIMDTNDPALAVAKQLGCDPLVVVPLFDNRPNAVTVQLADLFVAMVEAGATARGLC, from the coding sequence ATGCCTGATCGGCTCGACGTGCACGACCGCAACGCGTGCGAGGCGCGCCTGCTGGAGTGGGGCCTTGCGGGCCCGGTGCCCAACTCGCGCGAGGCCAACCTGCGGGCCATCAGGCTCTTGCTCGATGGGGTCGTCTTCTACACCTTCGGGATCGACAGGGTCGCCGACGCCGCCCGGCGGGGCCTCCTCGACGAGGCGGGGCTGGTGGCGCTCATGGCCCGCGTGAACGGCCACGCACGGCCCGAGGACTTCCTGGGGGAGATGGGCGAGATCAAGGCCCGGGCGGCCTACGACGGCCTGGTGGAGGCGGCGGGGCTCTTCGGGCGGGTGGTGGCGAGAAAAGGGACGATCGCTTTCGGGACGGGCCATCCGGGCAGCATGCTCTCGTGCTACAACCGCCTGGCGGCCTATGCCCGCTCGCGGGGCGCGACGATCGCCCAGGCCAAGGCCGGGTTGCCGGTCGGGGTGGACTGGTACCTGGACTACGTGGGGGACGTGGCGGTCACGAGCGACTACTGCGGGGTGCTGCACGGCCACGCCACCCGCCCCATGGAGCAGGTGATCGCAAACGCCGGCCCCCTCGACCTGGTGGTGGGCGATCACGGCCACGCGGGGGCGGCGATCAACGCGGGCATCGCGACCCTCGCCATCATGGACACCAACGACCCGGCGCTCGCGGTCGCCAAGCAGCTAGGCTGCGACCCCCTGGTGGTGGTGCCCCTCTTCGACAACCGCCCCAACGCCGTGACCGTTCAGCTCGCGGACCTCTTCGTCGCCATGGTGGAGGCGGGGGCCACGGCGCGCGGTTTGTGCTAG
- a CDS encoding trehalose-6-phosphate synthase: MRRTTRDAALSDYRAAIARLCRDDLGGCNLIVASNRGPVEFRREGQGRLTYRRGQGGLVTAMRSMVEVLDTTWVASPLSEDDARAHQEAGGNLTVPMGDKQLRLAFVPSDPACFSAYYDDVSNSLLWFLQHGITNAPEHPEFDTRAWQAWESYRQVNLEFAQAIAREASRSERRPVVLVQDYHLYLVPLFLRRLLPEAFIQHFTHIAWPSSDAWRQLPGAIREELLKSLLSCEIIGFHTPRYVKNFCLTCEDLLGVEADAQEGRVSYQGREVAVRAYPISVDPDELSRFAASSEVAEQERRLVEGRIKQTLNLVQVARTDPSKNILRSLKAFELFLDQHPQYHGKVRFWGVLPASRQGAKGYRDYLDRLKAKAEAINRRFKRWGWEPVSCTFENQYARAIAVMKHYDVLLVNSLADGMNLVAKEGPIVNQRKGVLLLSETAGACEELSDGALSINPYDLVGMADALKQALTMPMPQRERLQGLLRRRIQSNPVFRWVHTQLSDIAEAQAANPTRLWVAGPWLPSGEAAAEGKERPQDA, from the coding sequence GTGAGACGAACGACAAGAGATGCGGCTCTGAGCGATTACCGCGCGGCGATCGCACGCCTCTGCCGGGACGACCTGGGAGGCTGCAACTTGATCGTCGCTTCCAACCGTGGGCCCGTGGAGTTCCGTCGGGAGGGGCAGGGTCGCCTGACCTACCGTCGGGGCCAGGGGGGGCTGGTGACGGCCATGCGCTCCATGGTCGAGGTGCTGGACACCACCTGGGTGGCCTCGCCGCTCTCCGAGGATGACGCCCGCGCCCACCAAGAGGCCGGCGGCAACCTGACGGTGCCCATGGGGGACAAGCAGCTGCGCCTTGCCTTCGTGCCTTCGGATCCAGCCTGCTTCAGTGCCTATTACGACGACGTCTCCAACTCGCTCTTGTGGTTCCTGCAGCACGGCATCACCAACGCCCCCGAGCATCCCGAGTTCGACACGCGTGCCTGGCAGGCCTGGGAGTCGTACCGCCAGGTCAACCTCGAATTCGCCCAGGCGATCGCGCGCGAGGCTTCGCGATCCGAGCGGCGGCCGGTGGTGCTCGTTCAGGACTACCACCTCTACCTGGTGCCCCTCTTCTTGCGTCGCCTGTTGCCCGAGGCCTTCATCCAGCACTTCACCCACATTGCCTGGCCCAGCAGCGACGCCTGGCGGCAACTGCCCGGCGCGATCCGCGAGGAGTTGCTCAAGAGCCTCTTGAGCTGCGAGATCATCGGCTTCCACACCCCGCGCTACGTCAAGAACTTCTGTCTGACGTGCGAGGACCTCTTGGGGGTCGAGGCCGACGCCCAGGAGGGGCGCGTGAGCTACCAGGGCCGGGAGGTGGCGGTCCGGGCCTACCCCATCTCGGTCGACCCGGACGAGCTGAGCCGCTTTGCCGCCTCGAGCGAGGTCGCCGAGCAGGAGCGCCGTCTGGTCGAAGGCCGGATCAAGCAGACCCTCAACCTGGTCCAGGTGGCCCGCACCGACCCCAGCAAGAATATCCTGCGCTCGCTAAAGGCGTTCGAGCTCTTCCTCGACCAGCACCCCCAGTACCACGGCAAGGTCCGGTTCTGGGGGGTCCTGCCCGCGAGCCGCCAGGGGGCCAAGGGTTACCGCGACTACCTGGACCGCCTCAAGGCCAAGGCGGAGGCCATCAACCGGCGCTTCAAGCGCTGGGGTTGGGAGCCGGTCTCGTGTACCTTCGAGAACCAGTACGCCCGGGCGATCGCGGTCATGAAGCACTACGACGTGCTCCTGGTCAACAGCCTTGCCGATGGCATGAACCTGGTGGCCAAGGAGGGCCCCATCGTCAACCAGCGCAAGGGGGTGCTCCTCTTGTCCGAGACGGCGGGTGCCTGCGAGGAGCTCTCGGACGGGGCCCTCTCCATCAACCCCTACGACCTGGTGGGGATGGCGGATGCCCTCAAGCAGGCCCTGACCATGCCCATGCCCCAGCGCGAGCGCCTGCAGGGCCTCCTGCGGCGTCGGATCCAGTCGAACCCGGTCTTCCGCTGGGTGCACACGCAGCTCTCGGACATCGCCGAGGCCCAGGCCGCCAACCCCACCCGCTTGTGGGTGGCGGGCCCCTGGCTGCCGTCCGGCGAGGCCGCCGCGGAAGGAAAGGAGCGACCCCAAGATGCCTGA